A stretch of the Medicago truncatula cultivar Jemalong A17 chromosome 5, MtrunA17r5.0-ANR, whole genome shotgun sequence genome encodes the following:
- the LOC11412801 gene encoding phosphate transporter PHO1 homolog 10: MTFKKDFKQQMVPEWEKEYMDYECLKKILKEVKSSKKAKDRDNKHLQHKFSLERAFSGIHLQHGSNHQNDEGIGEQVIEVKTLEIDVDGSKELFETKLNEERGEAEARFLQKLDEELNKVNAFYKEQVEAVKHEATLLSKQVETLVALRVKVKNLDPGLQQIRLSGEDNMYQNHRQKDPTVDSEVDPVQQTNRSTHHEEEAHSNYNRRDPMEILEHVKIDDALQSPISTVKNVFTDSNDNNQLSFNKEELKKVEKQLRLVFVEFYQKLLHLKDYSFMNLSAFSKIMKKYEKNASRGASREYMRVVDNSYLGTSDEVNFLLEKVESTFIRNFSHSNHKKGRKLLRPKMKRERNRITFFTGFFSGCLVSLIAATILRIVSQQLMEKKVGTFYMENIFPLYSLFGYITLHMLMYAANTYFWRRYRINYPFLFGIRPGTELDHREVFLLTTGHAVVAVLCFLINLQLEMNQPNRSYKTAAELVPLSLIVLVILITFCPFNIIYRSSRFFFIRSLFRCICAPFFTVTLMDFFLADQLTSQFQSFRSFVLYICYYGLGEHSRRENKCRSRGIYNVQYFVVGVIPYWFRLAQCMRQLYDERDIDHAINGSKYLSTIIAMVIRTTFETKKAMTWKVWALISSAVAILLNIYWDIVKDWSLLQRHSKNPYLRDKLIVSHKSVYYIAMVLNIVLRISWMQLVLELHWKPLHRVAIITLISCLEIIRRGIWNFFRLENEHLNNVGNYRAFKSVPHPFSYHDDDGNDKDE, translated from the exons ATGACATTTAAGAAAGACTTTAAACAACAAATGGTACCTGAGTGGGAGAAAGAGTACATGGACTATGAATGCCTCaagaaaatattgaaagaaGTCAAAAGCAGCAAGAAAGCTAAAGACAGAGACAATAAGCACTTGCAGCACAAATTCAGCCTTGAAAGAGCATTCAGTGGAATACATTTGCAGCATGGTAGCAATCATCAAAATGATGAAGGTATTGGAGAGCAGGTTATAGAAGTTAAGACATTAGAGATAGATGTAGATGGTTCCAAAGAGTTATTTGAGACCAAGTTGAATGAAGAAAGAGGAGAAGCTGAGGCAAGGTTCCTTCAGAAGCTTGATGAAGAGCTTAACAAGGTTAATGCCTTTTATAAGGAACAGGTGGAGGCAGTTAAGCATGAAGCAACACTTTTGAGTAAACAAGTTGAGACTCTAGTTGCATTAAGGGTAAAGGTTAAAAACCTTGATCCAG GATTGCAGCAGATTCGTTTGTCAGGTGAAGATAACATGTATCAAAATCATCGGCAGAAAGACCCTACGGTGGACAGTGAAGTTGATCCTGTTCAACAAACTAATAGAAGTACTCATCATGAAGAGGAAGCACATAGTAATTACAACAGAAGAGACCCTATGGAAATCCTTGAGCATGTAAAGATTGATGATGCTCTTCAATCTCCAATATCAAcagttaaaaatgtttttacaGATTCCAATGATAATAATCAGTTAAGTTTCAATAAAGAAGAGCtgaaaaaagttgaaaaacaaCTTAGACTTGTGTTTGTTGAGTTCTATCAGAAACTCCTCCATCTCAAAGATTACAG TTTTATGAATCTCTCAGCATTTTCCAAGATCATGAAGAAGTATGAAAAG AATGCATCAAGAGGAGCTTCAAGAGAATACATGAGAGTGGTGGACAACTCCTATCTTGGCACTTCTGATGAG GTAAATTTTCTTTTGGAGAAAGTGGAATCTACCTTCATCAGAAACTTTTCACATTCAAATCACAAGAAGGGAAGGAAATTGTTAAGGccaaaaatgaaaagagaaaggAACAGGATAACATTTTTTACAG GTTTCTTTTCTGGTTGCTTAGTTTCTCTAATAGCTGCTACAATATTAAGAATAGTATCTCAACAATTAATGGAGAAAAAAGTTGGAACATTTTACATGGAAAACATTTTCCCATTATACAG TCTATTTGGATATATCACTCTACATATGCTAATGTATGCCGCAAACACATATTTTTGGAGGCGATATCGGATCAACTATCCATTCCTATTCGGCATCAGACCTGGAACTGAATTGGATCATAGAGAAGTGTTCCTTCTCACAACAGGTCATGCAGTGGTTGCAGTACTATGTTTCTTGATAAATTTGCAGCTGGAGATGAACCAACCGAATAGAAGCTATAAGACAGCCGCTGAACTTGTTCCTCTGAGCTTAATTGTT CTTGTTATTTTGATCACCTTTTGCCCATTCAACATCATATACCGGTCAAGTCGTTTCTTCTTTATCCGGAgtttattccgctgcatatgtGCTCCATTTTTCACG GTTACACTTATGGATTTCTTCTTGGCTGATCAGCTTACCAGTCAG TTTCAATCCTTCAGAAGTTTCGTGCTTTACATATGCTATTATGGCCTTGGAGAACACTCAAGGAGGGAAAACAAATGTAGAAGCCGTGGTATCTATAATGTACAGTATTTCGTTGTTGGCGTCATTCCTTATTGGTTTCGCTTGGCACAG TGTATGCGTCAATTGTATGATGAGAGAGATATCGACCACGCAATCAATGGTTCAAAGTATCTATCCACTATTATTGCAATGGTGATTAGGACTACCTTTGAAACAAAGAAGGCAATGACATGGAAAGTGTGGGCACTTATAAGTTCAGCTGTTGCAATACTTCTCAACATATATTGGGACATTGTCAAGGATTGGAGTCTTTTGCAAAGGCATTCAAAGAATCCTTATTTGAGGGATAAACTCATTGTTTCTCACAAGAGTGTTTACTACATAGCCATG GTTCTGAATATTGTGCTAAGAATTTCATGGATGCAGTTGGTGCTTGAACTGCATTGGAAGCCCCTACATAGAGTTGCAATCATTACGTTGATTTCGTGTCTTGAAATTATTCGCCGTGGCATTTGGAACTTTTTTAG GTTGGAGAATGAGCACTTGAACAATGTTGGAAACTACCGTGCATTCAAGTCAGTCCCTCATCCTTTCAGTTACCATGATGATGATGGAAATGACAAAGATGAATAG
- the LOC11420120 gene encoding multiple myeloma tumor-associated protein 2 homolog, with the protein MYHPTRGGVRGGRDQFTWDDVKADKHRENYIGHSLKAPVGRWQKGKDLFWYTRDKKSQNEEMEAAKEEIKRIKEEEEQAMREALGLAPKRASRPQGNRLDKHEFSELVKRGSTAEDLGEGHAEAARVQGVGFARELRPWEEPGSSKVSHTPAEVENVPMPIQSPRKTEDQSEDESRKKRRREERKEEKREKRHSREERKQEKREKRHSRDSDDKKRHKKDKERRRHDSD; encoded by the exons ATGTATCATCCAACTCGAGGTGGCGTCCGTGGCGGTCGAGATC AGTTCACTTGGGATGATGTAAAAGCTGATAAACACAGGGAGAATTATATAGGTCATAGTCTCAAGGCTCCTGTTGGTAGATGGCAGAAAg GGAAAGACCTTTTTTGGTATACCCGGGATAAAAAGTCCCAAAATGAAGAAATGGAGGCTGCAAAAGAAGAGATAAAAAGAATTAAGGAAGAGGAGGAGCAGGCAATGAGGGAAGCTCTCGGCTTGGCTCCTAAGCGTGCTAGTCGTCCTCAAGGTAACCGTCTTGATAAACATGAATTTTCAGAACTAGTAAAGAGAGGGTCTACAGCAGAAGACTTAGGTGAAGGTCACGCTGAAGCAGCAAGGGTTCAAGGTGTTGGTTTTGCAAG AGAACTCCGCCCTTGGGAAGAACCTGGTTCCTCAAAGGTCTCACATACACCAGCTGAGGTAGAAAATGTACCTATGCCTATTCAATCACCAAGAAAGACTGAAGATCAATCTGAGGATGAAAGTAGAAAAAAGAGAAGACGGGAAGAAAGGAAGGAAGAGAAACGTGAAAAGCGGCATTCCCGTGAGGAAAGAAAGCAAGAGAAGCGTGAGAAGAGGCATTCTCGTGATTCAGATGACAAGAAGAGACACAAGAAAGACAAAGAGAGGAGGAGGCATGATTCAGATTGA
- the LOC11420122 gene encoding uncharacterized protein, translating into MLASLNLKSEESSGQMQLVEREDMEDEAIDKLIFQGINAGDVKKLQDAGIFICNGLMMHTKKNLTGITGLSEAKVDKICEAAEKLVFVKLSEDSSVCNEALLLIGLRMQLRLLKLESEEHLEGRMLVSSDEDGVEVSSEMLEGNALWRTEDDWESSYIIDVLSEAQTDNNLVWQSLECPVSVSVFEDLEEWCSDLTTCSRSERRLLFDRINSGIVMIHEQSTDPQPWVRNAAKHFGPTRINGLQDALFQMLGNQGKVEDDVLRKESRWLKLSDDIDVIGIEVERMILDDFVAEIAGI; encoded by the exons ATGCTTGCAAGCTTGAACTTGAA ATCCGAAGAATCAAGCGGCCAGATGCAGCTGGTCGAACGTGAAGACATGGAAGATGAAGCTATCGACAAGC TGATTTTTCAAGGAATTAATGCCGGAGATGTAAAGAAGCTTCAGGACGCAGGGATCTTTATCTGCAATGGCTTGATGATGCACACGAAGAAG AATTTGACTGGAATCACAGGTTTATCTGAGGCGAAGGTTGATAAAATCTGTGAAGCTGCTGAGAAGCTTGTG TTTGTGAAGTTATCAGAGGATAGTTCTGTTTGTAACGAAGCTTTATTGTTGATAGGGCTTCGAATGCAACTTCGGTTGCTGAAGTTGGAATCTGAAGAACATTTGGAGGGACGTATGCTAGTTTCAAGTGATGAAGATGGTGTGGAAGTATCTTCTGAAATGTTAGAAGGCAATGCATTATGGAGAACTGAAGATGACTGGGAGTCATCTTACATTATTGATGTCTTGTCTGAAGCTCAAACTGATAATAATTTAGTTTGGCAATCTCTAGAATGCCCTGTGAGTGTTTCTGTGTTTGAAGATCTGGAAGAGTGGTGCAGTGATTTGACTACTTGTTCAAGGTCTGAAAGGAGATTGCTTTTCGACCGCATCAATTCAGGAATTGTTATGATTCATGAGCAATCTACTGATCCACAGCCATGGGTGAGAAATGCAGCCAAACATTTTGGACCAACAAGGATTAACGGGCTTCAGGATGCTCTTTTCCAGATGCTAGGGAACCAAGGAAAGGTAGAGGATGATGTCCTGCGTAAGGAGTCTCGGTGGTTGAAGTTGAGTGATGACATTGATGTAATAGGCATAGAAGTTGAGAGAATGATACTAGATGATTTTGTGGCAGAAATAGCCGGTATCTAG
- the LOC11408902 gene encoding rhamnogalacturonan I rhamnosyltransferase 1, with the protein MEVRSEGIRLRFWFVRLCSSIVLWICLVQLVTVSELWHSHFISGITTGIYNIAQIQLPNQNDANNGVVDKSPPPITFLPPRNYTSNGFLRVSCNGGLNQMRAAICDMVTIARFLNLTLVVPELDKTSFWADPSNFEDIFDVKHFIDSLRDEVRIVKRVPKKFNSKYGYSTLEMPPVSWSNEKYYLEQILPLYGKHKVLHFNRTDARLANNGLPLDLQKLRCRVNYQAIKFTPQIENLGRKLIRMLHKKGPFVALHLRYEMDMLAFSGCTQGCSEKEAEELKRLRYAFPWWREKEIISEERRSQGLCPLTPEEAALVLRALGFGRETPIYIAAGEIYGGERRLAQLRAAFPQIVKKEMLLTRDDLQQFQNHSSQMAALDFMVSVASDTFIPTYDGNMAKLVEGHRRYSDFRKTILLDRKKVVELVDMHHNGTLKWHEFADGVKQVHEKRIGQPTQRKVIIDKPKEEDYFYANPHECLCEERNCDAFLGHHNSSQV; encoded by the exons ATGGAGGTTAGATCAGAGGGTATACGTTTGAGGTTTTGGTTTGTTCGTTTGTGTTCAAGTATTGTTCTTTGGATTTGTTTGGTTCAGTTAGTGACAGTTAGTGAACTATGGCATTCACATTTCATTTCTGGGATTACTACTGGTATATATAACATTGCTCAAATTCAACTTCCTAACCAAAATGATGCTAATAATGGCGTTGTCGATAAATCCCCGCCTCCGATTACTTTTCTTCCTCCAA GAAATTATACAAGTAATGGTTTTCTAAGAGTTTCCTGCAATGGTGGCTTGAATCAAATGCGTGCTGCG ATATGTGACATGGTGACAATCGCTCGATTTTTGAATCTCACATTGGTCGTGCCAGAGCTTGATAAGACATCATTTTGGGCAGACCCTAG TAATTTTGAGGACATTTTTGATGTGAAGCATTTCATTGATTCTTTACGAGACGAAGTTCGAATAGTAAAAAGAGTTCCTAAAAAGTTTAACAGTAAATATGGATATTCTACCCTGGAGATGCCTCCTGTTAGCTGGTCGAATGAAAAATATTACTTGGAGCAG ATTCTGCCACTTTATGGAAAGCACAAGGTGTTACACTTCAACAGAACTGATGCACGTCTAGCAAATAACGGTCTCCCACTTGATCTACAGAAACTCAGGTGTCGTGTCAATTACCAGGCTATTAAATTCACTCCTCAAATTGAGAATTTAGGGAGAAAATTGATTCGGATGCTTCACAAGAAGGGACCTTTTGTGGCACTGCATCTTAGATATGAGATGGATATGTTGGCTTTCTCAGGTTGTACTCAGGGTTGCTCAGAGAAAGAAGCCGAGGAACTCAAAAGATTGAG GTATGCATTCCCTTGGTGGAGAGAAAAGGAGATAATTTCCGAAGAGAGGAGATCACAGGGTCTATGTCCTTTGACACCAGAAGAGGCGGCCTTAGTTCTTCGAGCCTTAGGTTTTGGTAGGGAGACACCAATATATATTGCAGCTGGTGAGATTTATGGCGGTGAACGTAGGCTTGCACAACTCAGAGCTGCATTTCCCCAAATT GTGAAAAAGGAAATGTTGCTGACACGTGATGATTTGCAGCAGTTCCAGAATCACTCATCGCAGATGGCAGCCTTGGATTTTATGGTTTCAGTAGCCAGTGACACCTTTATCCCTACTTATGATGGGAACATGGCAAAACTTGTGGAAGGCCATCGAAG GTATTCCGATTTTAGAAAAACAATCTTGTTGGATCGAAAAAAGGTCGTGGAATTGGTTGATATGCATCATAATGGAACCCTAAAATGGCACGAGTTTGCGGATGGCGTAAAACAAGTTCATGAAAAGAGAATTGGACAGCCAACTCAGCGAAAAGTTATAATCGACAAACCGAAGGAGGAGGACTATTTCTATGCAAACCCTCACGAGTGTCTGTGTGAGGAAAGAAATTGTGATGCGTTTCTAGGTCATCACAACTCTAGTCAAGTATAG